A stretch of DNA from Vibrio palustris:
TAATGGCTGCGCGTGATTGCCCATTGGATAAAACCGCCGATTACCAATAACGGCCGGCGGTTTGTATCATCAATCACTCTGCGGCTCGAGCGCCCACTTTAGTGGGCGTAAAGGTAAGCTGTCGATTCGGTTTCACCTTGGAGAAATCCCTTCTATTATAACAGCATCATGCCGCCAATATTCCATATCTAGCCGCACAAATTGTTGTTGGTCATCATGATACTGACGTGTCACCACCACGGCGGGCGTCCCACCTGTAGCATACAAATGCTGTGCACTCTCACCAGATAACGCGCCGATTTTCACCTGATACTTACTCACTTTGCAGGTAACGAAAAACTGCTCGGCAAGTTGTTGGGTTAACGACTGTGTGGCCGATACCCCCTTCCAATTGAGCGTATTGGGATGATGTAAATAGCTCATCACGAAAGCGACGGGGCGAGATTCTAAGTAGCCTATACGCTCAATACACTGTACATCAGTAAATGGGGGTAATTTCCCCATTTGCGCGATGTGCTTATCCGCCATTTTTCGAGTCGAGCGAATAAAGCGCATCTCGGCTTGCCTACCTTGTTGCGTAGCAAGTTCTTGAAATTCATTCTCGCTCGCAACGTCATAACGCAGCGCTGGAGGTGAGATAAACCATCCTCGGCGATCTTCACGATAAATCGCCCCTTCGGATTCCAGCAAGCTAAGCGCCTCACGCAAGGTGACTCGTGTCGTATTAAAAGATTCGGCCAACTGGCGTTCAGACGGCAGTTTTTGCCGCGGTGCTAATAAGCCCGCGGCAATTTGCTCAATGATGATGTCTTTGATTTTTACATATTGCACACGCGCAGCCTTAATGATGGTTCAGACAACTTAATCAAATGAATTCGGTTTGAATCCACAACACCTCGCCGACGGTGTTATTTTGCCAGTAAATGGTGCTGTAACTGTGCTAAGTCTTTTACTTGCAAAGTGGGCGTAATGCCCTCAGGCACCGGCTCATTAGCTTCATTTAACCAACAGGTATCAACGCCTATATTCATGCCGCCTAAAATATCTGAACGAGGGTTGTCACCGACCATCATGACGCGCTGTTTATTGGGTTGCCCCATTTCGGTGAGTGCATATTCAAAGATACGTGCGTCGGGTTTCGCACACCCTACCGCTTCTGAGCACACCACAACATCAAAATGTTGTGCTAAGCCGTTTTTCTCAAGACGCACTTGCTGCAGATCGACAAAGCCATTGGTCACGATACCCAATTTTACATTGCCTTTTAAAGCATCCAATAGTGGCTTGGCGCCGGGTAACGGCTCACAAACTTCGCCCATAGCGCGCAAAAAGTCTTGTTGGAGTTCTTCAGGCGTGACATTTAATCGGGTTGCTAGTGGAACAAAGCGCCCGTGCTTAAGTTGGTCTGCATCAATTTCACCATTTTGATACTTGACCCACGCTGGTTTATTAATTTTTTGGTATTCGTCAAAATCATCTTGAGTAAACGTCACTCCGCGCGGGGCTAACATAGTTTGTAACCCTCGAAAGGCATCAAAGCGAAATATCGTTTCGTCAGCATCAAATAAAATCCAATCGTATTGCATGAGCTCTCCTTTATATTTATCAACTTATTGTAATAGTTTTCCCGCCTTGACGTAAGTCTTCTTCACCACACAATGTGTTTCCTTGTGTTCAACAATTCTTTTTAGTAACCTACTTTGGTTGCTAAAAATGGCTTTATATTGCCAAACAGCGGTGTCCTACTATCAATGAGAGCAATGATGTTTAATGATTTCTCTGCTATTCCCATTTTTGTTGCTGTGGTTGAATTAGGCAGCTTTTCACGCGCTGCCGAGCGCCTAAATATAACTAAATCAGCGGTGAGTAAGCGTATTACGCAATTAGAGCAAGGGTTAGGCGCTCGATTACTTAATCGTACAACACGGCAAATTAGCCTGACAGAAGCCGGCGAACGTTATTACTCGCATGTGTCACAAGCGCTAAGCTCAGCCCATCAGGGGGTCGATGCCGTTGCTGAACTGCAGGGAGAACCGCAAGGCCAACTGAAAATTAGTGTGCCAATGTCATTTGGTATTCGCCATATCTCTCCTTATATCACCGAGTTTTTACAGCGCTACCCTAACCTACGTGTGGATATTCAGCTTGATGATCAAATCGTGGATATTGTTTCACAAGGTTTAGATATGGCCATTCGGATCGATAATATGCCCAATTCAACCTTGATTGCTAAGCGTTTAACGTGTTGTAAAACCGTGTTATGTGCCTCGCCAGCCTATATACAGCAGTACGGCGAGCCCACAAGTCCCGCTGATCTAATTGAACACAATTGCTTGCAATACTCCTATTTTCGGGGAGGACAAAGTTGGACCTTTTATGATGGTATCGAGCAAGAGTCGGTCATTCCTCATGGCAATGTACACGTCAATAACAGCGAGGCGATTCGCCGTATGCTACTGTCTGGTTTAGGTGTCGCACAACTGCCCACTTTTATTGTCGGTGAAGATATTCGTTCAAAAAAACTCGTGCCAATTATGTCCCATTATCAGTTACCGGAAAGCGCAGTGTATGCGGTGTATCCAGTCCGTCAGTATTTGCCACAAAAAGTACGTTTGTTCATTGATTATCTCTCAGAGAAATTTGATCAAACCCAGCCTTATTGGGATCAAAACGTGTTTTGCTCTCATCCAACTAAAGAATCTTAACCCTTGCCTTTTCAAACGCGGGATACGCCTGCTAAGGTCAGATTTAGGCACTGTGTTCCAAAAATACCAGAAGGAGTAACCTCATGAAAAAAGTGGCAGTAATTTTGAGCGGCTGCGGGGTTTATGATGGCAGCGAAATTCATGAAGCCGTATTAACCCTGCAGGCTATTGAACGTCATGGGGCAAGCTGGCATTGCTTTGCACCAAACGTGGAACAGCGTCAGGTTATCAACCATATTAATGGTGAGTTAATGTCTGAATCACGCAATGTGTTGGTCGAATCAGCGCGGATTGCACGTGGACACATTAGCGATGTCGTAGAACTCTCGGCCCAAGATTACGATGCTATAGCATTACCAGGCGGGTTTGGTATGGCAAAAAATATCACTGACTTTGCCACTCAAGGCGCAAACTGCCAACTGAATGATGATGTTGCCACTGCGTGTCGCGATTTTGCCACGACGGGCAAACCGGCAGGTTATATTTGTATTTCTCCGCACATTATTCCCATGATTTATCCACACGGCGTCGAAGGCACAATTGGTAATGACACGGATACAGCTGCCGGCTTTACGGCTTTAGGTGGGCAACATATTGACTGTCCAGTTGAGGATTACGTGCTTGATCAAACTAATAATGTGCTCTCAACTCCTGCGTATATGCTGGCCAGTTCGGTGAGCGAAGCAGCCACAGGCATTGATCGCTTAGTCAAAAAATTAGTCGAATTGGCTTAATCAAAACACGGAGAGCGTGGCTTAGTGACGATAAATGAGAGTTTGGTAAACCCGCTCGTTTAAACGGCCAATGTAAATAACTTGCTACACAATTATTTAAATGCCTGCGAATTAGTGTCTATTGCATCGCTTATTCGTAGGCATTTAAATGCATAAACACCTATAGTTCAGGCTTTTTATCACACTGCTCTTTATTATTAATTACTTACATATCAACCTTCTACCAATATATTTCCCCTTTCCACACTGACAAATTTGATCTCTATCAATGTCGCCTCATATTCCAAACGCCCTGCGGTAAAAATTGTTTTAGATCAATAATAACGTGTCGCGAGTCTGTCATAGTTTTTAACAGTTGGTTCACACCATAAACATACATATTTTATTGCTTTTGGAGCTGCCTTATGACAAGTGCATTTTTTATTCCTACTGTTAATCTAATGGGCGCAGGTTGTTTAACTGACGCTGTGGACACCATTCAATCTAAGGGGTTTAAAAAAGGGTTAATTGTAAGCGACGCGGTCTTAAATAAGATTGGGGTCGTACAAGACGTCGCTGAATTACTCTCTGCTCGCGACGTGGCAACCGTGGTTTATGATGGTACTCATCCAAACCCAACGGTGACTAACGTCAATGAGGGTTTGGCTATTTTACAAGACAACCAGTGTGACTTCGTTATTTCGCTAGGTGGCGGTTCACCGCATGATTGTGCCAAAGGGATCGCACTGCTCGCTTCAAATGGCGGTGAAATTGGTGATTATGAAGGTATCGATCAATCACCAAAACCGATGCTCCCGCTTATAGCCATTAATACAACGGCTGGGACAGCATCGGAAATGACTCGCTTCTGCATTATTACCGATGAAGAACGTCACATTAAAATGGCGATCGTTGATAAACACACTACCCCACTGATTTCTGTCAACGATCCTAAGTTGATGCTAGCAAAACCCGCTTCTCTAACCGCTGCAACAGGAATGGATGCACTCACCCATGCGATTGAAGCCTACGTTTCGACAGCCGCGACACCGATCACTGACGCGGTGGCGATTAAAGCAATTGAAATGATTCAAGCCAACCTACGTCAAGCCGTTAAACACGGGCAAGACTTAGACGCTCGTGAAGCGATGGCTTACGCACAATTTATGGCGGGAATGGCATTCAACAATGCCTCGCTCGGTTATGTTCACGCTATGGCGCACCAATTAGGCGGATTTTATAACCTGCCACATGGCGTGTGCAATGCCGTATTATTGCCTCACGTACAGCGTTACAATGCGAGCGTTTCTGCTGACCGTTTACGTGATGTGGCCAAAGCCATGGGGGTGAATGTTGCACACTTAAATGCCGAGCAAGGGGCAGATGCCGCGATCAGCGCGATTGTTGCACTATCGACTGAGATTGGTATTCCATCAGGCCTTGCAGAGCTGGGGGCTAAAGTAGAGGATGTGCCAATCTTGGCAAGTAATGCACTCCAAGATGCATGTGCTGTTACTAACCCTCGGCAAGGGACACATGAAGAAGTGTGTGCGATTTTCCAAGCGGCCTTCTAAACACTCATGTATGCCATGGCTGACGGCATAGACAACGCTTTGAGTAAAATGCCTTGTCTTATTATCGAATGGCAATGTGGACTCACCACCGAGTCATAACGTAAAAAGCGCCCGTGTTAAACGTGCGCTTTATTCGCTTTTTGCGTTATTAATATGGGCGGCTAGAGTGTGACTTAACGCAAACCACTAAGAAATTCAGCGCGAGTCGACGCATTAGATTTGAAAATACCGCCTAGTGCAGTGGTCGTCGTTTCGCTCGTTGCATCCATCACGCCGCGTGATTTTACACAATAATGAGTGGCATCGATCGTAACGGCAACATCGTCGGATTCTAATAACGTTTGCAAAGCAACTAAAATTTGCTGAGTCATACGCTCTTGTACTTGAGGACGCTGCGCAAAGAAACGTACGATACGGTTAATTTTTGATAACCCGATGATTTTACCACGAGGGATATACGCGACCGCAGCTTTACCATCAATCGTAACTAAATGATGTTCACACGTACTGGTGACCGTTATGTCTTTCACGCGCACCATTTCACTGACATTCATTTTATTTTCAATGACTGTGATTTTTGGGAAGTTTTGGTAGTCTAACCCTGAAAAAATCTCGTCAACGTACATTTTGGCAATACGTCTCGGTGTTTCTTCCAGACTATCATCAGTCAAATCGAGTCCGAGAACATTGAGAATTTCACCCATGTGGTGTTCAATTTTCTCTTTCTTTTCAGCTCGCCCGAACTCATTGGGGGCCATTGGCGTTTCAAGTCCACGACTCTCCAACGCTGCGATTACTTTTTTTGCTGAGTCACTCAGACCAGACATTGCACTACCTCTTACGTTGCCCTTAGCAGATGGCGACCAAGGATACGCGTATTTATGGATAATTACACCCCATTTTATCACGGGTCATTATTATTTCTGCCGATATATTTATGATAAACTGCTGTTAATAAAACAATGTCGTAAATTGCAAGGATAAAACCATGGGATGCTGTGATGTACCAGGCTTAATGCCCATTGAAGACGCGCAAGAGAAACTCCTCGCGGATATTCAGCCCGTCAGTGACACATTAACCTTACCGATTGGAGACGCCATCGGTTATGTCCTCGCTGACGATATTTGCTCGCCGCTCAATGTACCTCCTTTTGATAACTCGGCGATGGATGGTTATGCCGTACGTCGCGAAGATATCTGTGCCCAGCACACATTACCTATTGCAGGTAAGTCGATGGCCGGCACGCCATTTGACAAGGTATGGCCTAAAAATACCTGTGTGCGTATCATGACAGGGGCGCAAATCCCGAACGGTTGCGATGCGGTGATCATGCAAGAAAACGCACACGTTACCGAATCTGGCGTCCTATTTAATGAAACGGATCTCAAGCCAATGCAAAACATTCGCCCCGTTGGCGATGACATTTGCCAAGAAGATGTGGTGTTGACAAAAGGCGCACGACTCACTGCTCGTGATATCCCAATGATCGCCACGTTAGGCATTGCCAACGTCACTGTACTGAAAAAACCCGTTGTCGCATTTTTCTCTACTGGCGATGAGTTACAGCCGCTGGGAAGTGAACTCGGTGCTGGGCAGATCTACGACAGTAATCGCTATGGCATTAAAGCGTTAATTGAACAATTTGGTTGCGAGCCACTCGATTTAGGCATTATTGCTGATAACCCTAAACAATTGACCGAAACATTCATGCATGCGCAGCAACTGGCCGATGTGGTGTTAACCTCTGGCGGAGTCAGTGTGGGTGAAGCGGATTATACTAAAGATATTCTGGGCCAGTTGGGGGAGATCAACTTCTGGAAATTGGCAATCAAGCCGGGTAAGCCGTTTGCTTTTGGTACGCTTCCTCAAGCATGGTTTTGCGGACTACCGGGGAATCCCGTCTCCGCTTTTATTACCTGTTATGTATTAGTACAGCCATTACTCGCTAAACTAGCCGGACATACACAATGGCAAGCCCCCGTGTCGATTCCTGCTATTACCCATTCTAGCTTTAAAAAATCACCGGGACGCACAGACTATCAACGCGGGATCTATCACATTGAAAATGGTCAAGTGGTGGTAGAAAGTACCGGTAATCAAAGCTCTGGCGCTTTTCGTTCTATGTCGCTTGCTAACTGTTTTGTCGTCCTTGAACGAGAACGTGGTCGAGTGGAAGTGGGAGAAACCGTCAATATCGAATTATTTAACGCCAGTATTAGCGCATGAGTCAATCAATAGACACCCTCTCTGATAGGGAAATGCTGCGCTATAACCGTCAAATTATTCTTAAGCACTTCGATTTTGACGGACAAGAAGCATTAAAAACGAGTCGAGTTCTCATTATCGGTGCGGGCGGCCTTGGCTGTGCCAGTAGTCAATACTTGGCGACCGCTGGTATAGGGCATTTAACGCTGGTTGATTTTGACCGAGTCGAATTGTCCAATTTACAGCGCCAAGTTTTGCATCACGATGCCGACATTGGCCGCTATAAAGTGGACTCGGCAGTCGAAACACTCAAGCAATTGAACCCGCATTGCCAAGTAGAAGGTATCACTCACCGGCTCGATGATATCAAGCTGAGCGACGCGATTGAACAACATACCATTGTGCTGGACGCCAGTGATAATGTGGCAACGCGTAACCAATTAAATAAGTTATGTTACGCTCATAAAACCCCACTCATCTCTGGCGCGGCGATTCGTATGGAAGGTCATGTTTGTGTGTTTACCTACCAAGATGAACAGGAACCATGCTACCAATGCTTGAGCGCTTTGTTCGGCGATACCGCTTTAAGCTGTGTCGAATCTGGAGTGATGGCGCCTGTGGTTGGCATTATTGGGGCGGTGCAGGCCATGGAAGCTATCAAAGTAATCGCTAATGTTGGACGTACATTATCGAGTAAAATGTTGATGCTCGATGCCTTGACAATGAGTTGGCGGACCATGACATTGATGAAAAACTCGCACTGTGAGATCTGCAACACTTAAGCGCATTAGCAAAATATTATAAAAGCCGTGTTCATCAGCAAACAAATACCATGAGCACGCACATTAAAGGAGCGGGTTATGTCATCGTTAGTTTCTGTAGATTGGCTCAAGCAGCACATTCATGATGAAAACGTGGTTGTGCTGGATGCAAGTATGGCGTTTAAAATTCCGGTAGAGCCGCAAAAAGACACGACTAATATTATTGCGGGTGCGCGCCGTTTTGATTACGACACCCAATTTTGCGATCCAGACAGTCCCCTCCCCCATATGATGCCTTCGGCCGAGCGCTTTACTCAGTTAGCACAAGCTCTCGGTCTTAATCAGCAGGATACGTTGGTTGTCTATGATAATAGTGGCACTTATGCCTCTCCCCGAGCGTGGTGGATGTTACGTGCCATGGGTCATGACAATGTCTTGGTGCTCAATGGCGGCTTAACCGAGTGGAAAGCACAACATGGCGATATTGTTCAAAACTACGCTGAGCCTCGCGAGCCTGGCGACTTTCAAGCTCAATATAACCCTGATGCCTTTGTCGATGCGCAGACTGTTTTAGAAAACATTGGTCGTCACGATACCCAATTATTTGATGCACGCGGCCATGCACGGTTTGCGGGCACAACACCAGAGCCACGTGACGGAGTCCGTAGCGGGCATATTCCTGGCGCGATATGTTTGCCGTTCACTGAACTTATGGATAACCACCGGCTTAAACCACGCGCAGCACTCATGCCCATTGTATCCAGCCTCTTAGCTGCCGAACGTCAAGCTATATTTAGTTGTGGTTCCGGGGTCACTGCATGTATTTTATTACTCGCTGCGCAAGAATGTGGTTACACCAAAACCGCTGTTTATGATGGTTCATGGACCGAATGGGGACAGCGTTACGATTTACCCATTGCCACCGAGGATGGATAACTCAAACTAGTGGCAACTCTATACCCTCACCACCTAGCATCCAAATAAGCCATCAAAATCAGTAACGCCGTCTAGGTTAGACGGCGTCTTGATATGGCTCGTACAGTACGGCTGCTCAACCTGTTACTCGTCAGCATTAAGTGAGGTAAGGCGCGCTGTTTGCATTTGTTCATCGAGATTTAATACGGTTAATGCGTTACTGACACTGGTTGCCACGACATCGACCGCACCGGTGCGCAATGCTCCAAGCAGCGCTAAAGGCTTGCTATTTTCAGAGGCAATAGCAATCACTTCAGAAATCGGACGAAATTCTTCAATACTCATCCCAATAACACGATCGCTCATTCCTGTTTTGGCGATGTGGCCACGTACATCAAAAAAGTCGTGTCCCGCAAAGTCCCCCACAACGCCTTGGTGTAAACGCGACTGCACGACTTCATTCGGAGTAAACCAGCCTAAATCAACCATGTAGTTGTTTTCACTCATATCGCCAATCCCGACTAACGCCATGTCTGCTTTACGGGCTAAATCTAGCGTTTGCTTAACCGTTGTGTTTTGCATGAAGACCATTTTTTGTTCATAGTTTTCGGCATAAGCAGGCGCATACAGGGTTTCCGATGTACCACCATATTTTTTCGCTAATTGACGACAAATATGATCGGCGTTAAACATGCTGCCCCGAGGGTGAATTCCACCAATTCCACACACAAAAGTACAATCTCTTGGTGTAATGACCCCCACATGATGCGCAACAGAGGAAACGTTACGCCCCTGCCCCACAGTCACAACCATGCCACTTTTTAACGTTTGTGATAAATAATTAGAGACCAGACCAGCCACTTGTGTACGCTGGGCGGCTTCATTGGGCTGATCCAGCGCTATCAATGCTCGTTTCACACCAAAACGTTCAATGAGACGTTGTTCTATTTTGGCACTAAATACCGGATGGTACTTAACCGTAATTTCAACAATCCCTTCATCCCGAGCTTGTTTAAGTAACCGACCTACCTTGGCACGAGAAATCGCGAATTTTTTGGAAATTTCTTCTTGAGTTGAGCCATCCTGATAATAGGCAACCGCAATTTCTGTCAAGAGATCGCTGTCTTCGAGAGAGATCTCGGATTTATTGGTACTCATAATTTACTCTTAGATCGAGGGTTCAAGGTGCTAACAATGAACAATTGTCATAATCCGTTACAAAAGTTGTAACCGATCTGACGTTTGAACATATGCTCCATGGTAATACATTTGTTCATGCAATGTAACTTAAGATTCCACAATGTAAATGTTAACACCGCGTAATCCCTTGTAACGATTGGTTATCATAGCACCAGACGGGAATTCAATAGGTGATACGTATCGTGGTAATAGACAAAATCGGATTGACTTTCGGGGCAAATAAGATAAATATGGACGCATCATTTACTCATCAATCGATCATATGTTCATAAATGATAAGGTCAGATTGATTCAAACGAAAACGAAGAGTGATGTGTGTTATCGTCATGACTTCGTAATCTAAAAAGAACATGCTTTTTAGACGCCTGTTGCAACGCAAAGGTCGCCTAAACCAACGACGAATGAAGGACTATACAAATGAGCAATAAATTAGAGCAACTACGCAAAATGACGACTGTTGTCGCGGACACAGGTGAGATCGAAGCGATCAAAAAATACAAACCTGAAGATGCTACAACTAACCCTTCTCTGATTCTTAAAGCCGCTCAAATTCCTGCTTATGCACCGCTGATTGAACAGTCTATTGCTGCTGCCAAAGAGCTAAGCAACGACGAAGACGAACAAGTGGATAAAGCTTGTGACATGCTTGCGGTGAACATTGGTAAAGAAATTTTAAAAACCATTCCTGGTCGTATTTCTACTGAAGTTAACGCTCGCCTTTCTTACAATACAGAAGCAAGTGTTGAGAAAGCACGTGAACTGATGAAATTGTACAATGACGCTGGTATTCCAAACGAGCGTATTCTTATCAAACTCGCATCAACTTGGGAAGGCATTCGCGCTGCAGAGATCCTTGAAAAAGAAGGCATCAACTGTAACCTAACGTTGCTATTCTCATTTGCTCAAGCGCGTGCTTGTGCAGAAGCTGGCGCTTACCTAATCTCGCCTTTCGTTGGTCGTATCATGGACTGGTATAAAGCGAAAGAAGGCCGTTCATTCGAAGCACAAGAAGATCCAGGTGTTATCTCTGTATCTAAAATCTACGAATACTATAAAGAGCACGGCTACGATACTGTGGTTATGGGTGCAAGCTTCCGTAACATTGGCGAGATCTTAGAGTTGGCTGGCTGTGACCGTCTGACCATCAGCCCTAACTTGCTACAAGAGTTAGAAGAAGCAGAAGGCGATGTTGTCGAAAAATTAGTCGACTCAAAAGGCTCTAAAGCAGCGCCTGCGAAAATGACGCACTCTGAGTTCCTATGGGAACACAATCAAGATCCAATGGCCGTTGAAAAACTGGCTGAAGGCATCCGCAACTTTGCCGTAGACCAAGGCAAACTTGAAGCGATGATCAAAGATCAACTATAAGACTTAATCACAAGCGAGTGGCCTCAAACCACTCGCTTGTTCATTTTATTTCTTAAGCCGCCACTGTGCGGCTACCTACAAACTTAAATCGAGACATCCAAATATGAATCGTAAATATTTAGCAAATGCTATTCGTGCTCTAAGCATGGATGCGGTACAAAAAGCAAAATCTGGCCACCCTGGCGCACCAATGGGTATGGCAGATATTGCAGAAGTTCTGTGGCGTGACCACATGAACCACAACCCAACTAACCCTAACTGGGCAGGCCGTGACCGTTTTGTACTTTCTAACGGCCATGGTTCAATGTTGCTTTACTCATTGCTGCACCTCACAGGTTATGAGCTTGGCATTGACGATCTTAAAAATTTCCGTCAATTACACTCTAAAACGCCGGGCCACCCAGAATACGGCTATGCTCCTGGTATCGAAACAACCACTGGTCCACTAGGCCAAGGTATTGCCAATGCAGTAGGTATGGCGATTGCTGAGAAGTCGCTTGCCGCGCAGTTTAACCAAGACGAGCACGATATTGTTGACCACCATACCTACGCCTTCATGGGCGACGGTTGTATGATGGAAGGCATTTCACATGAAGTGTGTTCACTTGCTGGTACGCTAGGTCTGGGTAAATTGATCGCGTTCTGGGATGACAATGGTATCTCTATCGATGGTCACGTTGAAGGTTGGTTTGGCGATGATACAGCGAAACGCTTTGAATCTTACGGCTGGCAGGTTATCTCTAGCGTTGACGGTCACGACTCTGACGCAATCAACAAAGCGATTGAAGAAGCGAAAGCGGATACTTCACGTCCAACGCTAATTTGTTGTAAAACCATCATCGGTTTTGGTTCGCCAAACAAATCAGGTTCTCACGATTGTCACGGTGCACCACTAGGTGATGATGAAATCGCAGCAACACGTGAATTCCTAGGTTGGGAACATGCCCCATTTGTTGTACCTAGTGACGTTTACGCGAAATGGGATGCCAAAGAAGCGGGTCAAGCAAAAGAAGCCGCTTGGGATGAGAAATTCGCGGCTTACGAAAAAGCTTATCCAGAGCTTGCGGCTGAATTCAAACGCCGCGTCGCGGGCGATCTTCCTGCTAACTGGGAAGCAGCCACGCAAGAAATCATTGAAAACCTACAAGCAAACCCTGAGAAAATTGCGTCTCGTAAAGCATCACAAAACGCGCTTGAAGCCTTCGGTAAAATACTGCCTGAATTCATGGGCGGCTCTGCTGACTTGGCACCATCTAACTTGACCATCTGGTCGGGGTCTAAGTCACTGACTGAAGAAGATGCGTCAGGTAACTATATTCACTACGGTGTTCGTGAATTTGGTATGACCGCAATCATCAATGGTATTGCATTACACGGTGGCTTTGTACCTTACGGTGCAACCTTC
This window harbors:
- the tkt gene encoding transketolase; amino-acid sequence: MNRKYLANAIRALSMDAVQKAKSGHPGAPMGMADIAEVLWRDHMNHNPTNPNWAGRDRFVLSNGHGSMLLYSLLHLTGYELGIDDLKNFRQLHSKTPGHPEYGYAPGIETTTGPLGQGIANAVGMAIAEKSLAAQFNQDEHDIVDHHTYAFMGDGCMMEGISHEVCSLAGTLGLGKLIAFWDDNGISIDGHVEGWFGDDTAKRFESYGWQVISSVDGHDSDAINKAIEEAKADTSRPTLICCKTIIGFGSPNKSGSHDCHGAPLGDDEIAATREFLGWEHAPFVVPSDVYAKWDAKEAGQAKEAAWDEKFAAYEKAYPELAAEFKRRVAGDLPANWEAATQEIIENLQANPEKIASRKASQNALEAFGKILPEFMGGSADLAPSNLTIWSGSKSLTEEDASGNYIHYGVREFGMTAIINGIALHGGFVPYGATFLMFMEYARNALRMAALMKTQNIQVYTHDSIGLGEDGPTHQPVEQVATLRMVPNLSTWRPCDQVESAVSWKLAIERKTAPTALIFSRQGLAQQERSAQQLADISKGGYILKDSAGTPDLILIATGSEVELAVNAADELSKEGKNVRVVSMPSTDTFDKQDAAYRESVLPSSVTARVAIEAGIADYWFKYVGLNGRVVGMTTFGESAPADQLFEEFGFTVDNVVAKAKEVL
- the tal gene encoding transaldolase, which translates into the protein MSNKLEQLRKMTTVVADTGEIEAIKKYKPEDATTNPSLILKAAQIPAYAPLIEQSIAAAKELSNDEDEQVDKACDMLAVNIGKEILKTIPGRISTEVNARLSYNTEASVEKARELMKLYNDAGIPNERILIKLASTWEGIRAAEILEKEGINCNLTLLFSFAQARACAEAGAYLISPFVGRIMDWYKAKEGRSFEAQEDPGVISVSKIYEYYKEHGYDTVVMGASFRNIGEILELAGCDRLTISPNLLQELEEAEGDVVEKLVDSKGSKAAPAKMTHSEFLWEHNQDPMAVEKLAEGIRNFAVDQGKLEAMIKDQL
- a CDS encoding sugar-binding transcriptional regulator gives rise to the protein MSTNKSEISLEDSDLLTEIAVAYYQDGSTQEEISKKFAISRAKVGRLLKQARDEGIVEITVKYHPVFSAKIEQRLIERFGVKRALIALDQPNEAAQRTQVAGLVSNYLSQTLKSGMVVTVGQGRNVSSVAHHVGVITPRDCTFVCGIGGIHPRGSMFNADHICRQLAKKYGGTSETLYAPAYAENYEQKMVFMQNTTVKQTLDLARKADMALVGIGDMSENNYMVDLGWFTPNEVVQSRLHQGVVGDFAGHDFFDVRGHIAKTGMSDRVIGMSIEEFRPISEVIAIASENSKPLALLGALRTGAVDVVATSVSNALTVLNLDEQMQTARLTSLNADE